In one Candidatus Neomarinimicrobiota bacterium genomic region, the following are encoded:
- a CDS encoding TlpA family protein disulfide reductase → MMRFKAIMMAGITALTMAACSSNESGSKVEAKSLSIDEAELRPMPHFELEYLDGTHFDSNSLKGKVLFVDFWATWCGPCLHEIPDMIEMRRKYKEYGFEVVGVTVQSGDADDIMPTVERLGMDYHVLIGNEKVMESFGGIWGFPTNFIITKKGNIYKKFLGIYPDKAAVVEKDIRFLLGLDNMPSESESL, encoded by the coding sequence TTGATGAGGTTTAAGGCAATAATGATGGCAGGAATTACGGCACTTACGATGGCGGCATGTTCCTCGAATGAATCCGGAAGTAAAGTGGAGGCTAAATCTTTATCAATTGATGAGGCTGAATTAAGGCCTATGCCGCATTTTGAATTAGAGTACCTCGATGGAACTCATTTTGATTCGAATTCGCTGAAAGGAAAGGTGCTGTTCGTTGATTTCTGGGCAACCTGGTGCGGTCCGTGCCTGCACGAGATACCTGACATGATCGAGATGCGAAGAAAATACAAAGAGTACGGTTTTGAGGTAGTAGGCGTTACAGTACAGTCGGGCGATGCTGACGATATAATGCCTACTGTTGAACGGCTCGGGATGGATTATCATGTCCTGATCGGTAATGAAAAAGTTATGGAATCATTCGGGGGTATCTGGGGTTTTCCCACGAATTTCATTATAACGAAAAAAGGGAATATCTATAAAAAGTTTCTCGGGATATATCCTGATAAAGCGGCTGTTGTAGAAAAGGATATCAGGTTTCTTCTCGGCTTGGATAATATGCCGTCTGAATCGGAAAGCTTATAA
- the lepB gene encoding signal peptidase I, with translation MDKIVQNAKSIGGIILTALIIKATIVEAYQIPTGSMEDTILVGDFILGNKFIFGVRIPGTDWRLPSFRHPKQGDIIIFKYPRDPSQNYIKRAIAVGGQTLTIRNKKVYVDNKFVELPDNGKYSDPNIRSRKMQEGLIYPKGAGNRDNYGPIEIPEGYIFVMGDNRDESYDSRYWGLVPERNILGEGLIIYWSWDKTIPLYNIFEKVRWSRIGTILS, from the coding sequence ATGGATAAAATCGTTCAGAACGCCAAATCGATAGGCGGAATTATTTTAACGGCTTTGATAATCAAAGCTACTATCGTGGAGGCGTATCAGATCCCGACCGGTTCTATGGAGGATACGATATTAGTCGGTGATTTTATTCTCGGGAACAAATTCATATTCGGTGTTCGAATTCCGGGCACCGATTGGCGTCTTCCTTCCTTCAGGCATCCCAAGCAGGGAGACATTATAATTTTTAAATACCCCCGCGATCCGAGTCAGAATTATATTAAGCGCGCGATCGCCGTCGGAGGTCAAACCCTCACCATACGTAATAAAAAGGTGTATGTTGACAACAAGTTCGTAGAACTCCCTGATAATGGCAAATACAGCGATCCGAATATTCGCAGTAGGAAGATGCAGGAAGGTCTCATTTATCCGAAGGGCGCCGGAAACAGAGATAATTACGGGCCGATAGAAATACCCGAGGGTTATATTTTCGTTATGGGTGACAACAGAGATGAGAGTTACGACAGCCGATATTGGGGTTTGGTTCCCGAGCGAAACATACTTGGAGAAGGTCTGATTATCTACTGGTCCTGGGACAAAACTATTCCATTGTACAACATATTCGAAAAAGTTCGTTGGTCAAGAATCGGCACAATACTAAGTTAG
- the hemW gene encoding radical SAM family heme chaperone HemW, producing the protein MVKNRHNTKLASSAGIYLHVPFCIFKCPYCDFYSIESGIDEESSRKSFVDSLLSEIKVNPPTNLDIGTVYFGGGTPSMLSGDQIKEILDSLKKHFRILGEAEITLEANPDEIKKDKLHAYKEAGVNRLSIGAQSFQPEELKTLGRIHSPEDIVAAVEAARESGFENFNLDLIYGIPGQSVDSVRENVKKVIRLKPKHISVYSLTYEEGTPFYGMKERGEITPVDEKLEAEMSAAIIEFLENADYKRYEISSYSLPGYKSMHNSSYWNGATYYGFGPSAHSFDGKVRWWNLPDVDSYIKKINNGESPIAGREELSREQLIFERIFLKLRTTEGLHLPSFEREFDIVFENRYETQLKKVDELNEPGQEPILLIENDFLFLSDYGMKYSEEISALFAPQ; encoded by the coding sequence TTGGTCAAGAATCGGCACAATACTAAGTTAGCATCGTCCGCCGGTATATATCTTCACGTTCCTTTTTGCATATTTAAATGCCCTTACTGTGATTTTTATTCCATCGAGAGCGGGATAGATGAAGAATCTTCAAGAAAGAGTTTTGTAGATTCGCTGCTCTCTGAAATAAAGGTAAATCCACCAACAAATCTCGATATCGGCACTGTCTATTTTGGGGGCGGCACCCCGAGTATGCTTTCCGGAGATCAAATTAAGGAAATATTGGACTCGCTGAAGAAGCATTTCAGAATTCTCGGAGAAGCTGAGATAACTCTCGAAGCCAACCCCGATGAGATTAAAAAGGATAAACTCCACGCATATAAAGAGGCGGGAGTCAATAGGCTCAGTATCGGAGCGCAATCGTTTCAGCCGGAAGAGCTGAAGACGCTCGGAAGAATCCATTCGCCGGAAGATATTGTTGCGGCTGTTGAAGCAGCCCGGGAGTCGGGATTCGAAAATTTTAATCTGGACCTTATTTACGGTATACCGGGACAGAGCGTCGATTCTGTGCGCGAAAACGTCAAAAAGGTGATCAGATTGAAGCCGAAACACATCTCTGTTTATTCACTCACTTATGAAGAGGGCACACCTTTTTATGGTATGAAAGAGAGAGGAGAGATTACACCTGTGGACGAAAAGTTAGAGGCGGAAATGAGCGCTGCTATAATAGAGTTTCTTGAAAATGCCGATTATAAACGATATGAGATCTCAAGTTATTCCCTTCCCGGATACAAATCCATGCATAATTCCTCATATTGGAACGGAGCAACATATTATGGTTTCGGTCCCTCAGCGCATTCGTTCGACGGCAAAGTCAGATGGTGGAATCTGCCCGATGTTGATTCGTATATAAAGAAGATAAATAACGGTGAGAGTCCGATAGCGGGAAGGGAGGAACTAAGCCGGGAGCAATTGATATTTGAACGGATTTTTCTAAAATTAAGAACGACAGAGGGATTACATCTTCCGTCCTTTGAAAGAGAGTTCGATATTGTCTTCGAAAACCGATATGAAACTCAACTGAAAAAAGTAGATGAACTGAATGAACCCGGTCAGGAACCGATATTATTAATAGAAAACGATTTTCTCTTTTTATCCGACTACGGAATGAAATACAGTGAAGAGATATCCGCGTTATTTGCGCCTCAGTAA
- a CDS encoding P1 family peptidase, with product MQSGEGITDVPGVKVGSAEDTEAKTGCTVAIFEYGAVAGVDVRGSAPGTREIESIKPVRNVEKIHAILLTGGSAFGLDAAGGVQKFLEEKGIGYDVQVARIPIVPAAVIFDLRVGSASVRPDFEMGYRAAADASGENPEIGLHGVGIGASAGGISGEKRGRGGFGTTSFKINDNVVVGVMTVANPLGNVIDPYRNKTIVGSINRDDWVMPKSGEPWIENTVLAVVATNCKMTKEQATKVAQMAQDGVSRTIIPAHTMYDGDIVFAVSTGNEECDINVVGDVAAEAVAKSIIIGVSAANGLELDSVNRETIV from the coding sequence TTGCAGAGTGGTGAAGGTATAACAGACGTACCCGGAGTCAAAGTCGGCAGCGCCGAAGACACCGAAGCCAAGACCGGATGCACGGTCGCTATATTCGAATATGGCGCCGTTGCGGGCGTAGACGTGAGGGGTTCAGCACCCGGAACTCGTGAGATCGAATCTATCAAGCCGGTTCGAAACGTAGAGAAGATACACGCAATCTTACTTACGGGAGGGAGCGCATTCGGATTGGATGCCGCGGGCGGAGTGCAAAAGTTTCTTGAGGAGAAGGGTATCGGATATGACGTACAAGTTGCGCGGATTCCTATAGTGCCAGCGGCGGTGATATTCGATTTAAGGGTTGGCTCCGCATCAGTTCGTCCTGATTTTGAAATGGGGTACCGGGCAGCTGCTGATGCTTCGGGTGAAAATCCGGAGATAGGACTGCACGGCGTAGGTATCGGAGCATCTGCGGGCGGTATTTCGGGAGAGAAAAGAGGCAGAGGTGGATTCGGAACGACATCGTTCAAGATAAACGATAATGTCGTAGTGGGAGTGATGACTGTAGCAAATCCTCTTGGTAACGTGATAGACCCTTATAGAAATAAAACGATAGTCGGAAGCATTAACAGGGACGATTGGGTAATGCCGAAGTCCGGTGAGCCATGGATAGAAAACACCGTCCTTGCCGTAGTAGCGACAAATTGTAAGATGACAAAGGAGCAGGCGACAAAAGTTGCTCAAATGGCGCAGGACGGCGTTTCAAGGACTATAATTCCGGCTCACACTATGTATGACGGTGACATTGTTTTTGCCGTCTCTACCGGAAATGAGGAATGCGATATAAACGTTGTCGGGGACGTAGCGGCAGAAGCGGTGGCAAAAAGCATCATCATTGGCGTTTCGGCGGCGAATGGATTAGAACTTGACTCTGTCAACCGAGAAACAATAGTTTAA
- a CDS encoding slipin family protein, whose product MAQIILIIIVVLFFLSTALKVVREYDRGVIFRLGRLIGSKGPGLIFLIPIIDKMVKVSLRVVTMDIPTQDIITKDNVSVKVNAVLYFRVINPEKAIVEVEDYLFATGQLAQTTLRSILGQVELDELLSNREEINEKLQKIVDDQTDPWGVKVSLVELKHVELTKEMQRAMAKQAEAERERRAKIIHAEGEFQASDKLAKAAHIIGKEPAAIQLRFLQTLTEVAAENNSTVVFPLPIEFLKAFAKTADSTSG is encoded by the coding sequence ATGGCACAGATAATACTCATTATAATAGTTGTCCTGTTTTTCTTAAGCACAGCTCTAAAAGTTGTGAGGGAATATGACAGAGGCGTGATATTTAGATTGGGCAGACTCATCGGTTCGAAAGGTCCAGGGTTGATATTCCTCATCCCAATTATCGATAAGATGGTGAAAGTAAGTTTACGAGTCGTGACCATGGATATCCCGACGCAGGATATAATCACAAAAGATAACGTTTCCGTTAAGGTTAACGCCGTTTTGTATTTTAGGGTTATTAACCCTGAAAAAGCTATCGTGGAAGTGGAGGATTATCTTTTTGCCACCGGTCAGTTGGCACAAACGACCTTAAGGAGCATATTAGGGCAGGTCGAGCTCGATGAGCTACTATCGAATCGTGAAGAGATAAACGAAAAACTGCAAAAAATCGTTGATGATCAGACAGACCCCTGGGGGGTTAAGGTAAGTCTGGTAGAGCTCAAACATGTGGAGCTTACGAAGGAGATGCAAAGAGCAATGGCAAAGCAAGCGGAAGCCGAGAGAGAAAGACGCGCGAAAATAATCCACGCCGAAGGAGAATTTCAGGCATCAGATAAATTAGCAAAGGCAGCTCATATTATCGGTAAGGAACCGGCAGCGATTCAACTTCGATTTCTTCAGACGTTGACGGAGGTTGCGGCGGAGAATAACTCTACTGTCGTATTCCCTCTCCCGATAGAATTCCTGAAGGCATTCGCAAAAACTGCGGATTCCACATCAGGATAA
- a CDS encoding nodulation protein NfeD: MQLFVIICFFVAATVEAKAGTDSTSHPIFHLITVEGVINPVTAEYIIKGIDRAEELNADGLIIELDTPGGLMESMRQIVKAVLESDVPVIVYVAPSGSRAGSAGVFITLAAHIAVMDNGTNIGAAHPVGLGGASPDSGSVMWDKVTNDAVAQIRSIADKQGKNADWAELAVIESASITEIKALELNVIDYISPNIDSLLVSINGDTIKLEHKEIVLNTVNAKIVHYEMGFRHKFLLTISNPNIAYIFMMLGVYGLFFEISNPGALVPGILGGIFLILAFFSFQTLPINWAGMALILFALILFILEIKVISYGGLTIGGIVAMTLGSIMLIDSPLPIYQISLSVIIPSVLLTASFFITAMYLYYKAQKRKIATGAEGLIGEIGVAKTDIGKSGEIRVHGEIWSAFSDENISSGESVEVASITGLKIKVKKVENN, translated from the coding sequence ATCCAGCTATTCGTAATTATATGCTTCTTTGTCGCTGCCACTGTGGAAGCGAAAGCCGGAACCGACTCAACATCGCACCCGATCTTTCATCTAATAACCGTAGAGGGAGTTATAAATCCCGTGACTGCGGAGTACATAATCAAAGGGATCGACCGGGCAGAAGAATTAAATGCCGACGGACTGATAATAGAACTCGACACTCCCGGCGGCTTGATGGAATCGATGAGACAGATAGTGAAAGCAGTGCTGGAGTCCGATGTGCCCGTGATAGTGTATGTAGCGCCGTCCGGCTCAAGAGCCGGATCCGCAGGAGTTTTCATCACCTTAGCGGCTCACATAGCAGTAATGGACAACGGGACCAATATAGGTGCAGCACACCCGGTGGGCTTGGGAGGGGCCTCTCCCGATTCGGGAAGCGTAATGTGGGATAAGGTTACGAATGATGCGGTAGCGCAGATTCGATCTATAGCCGATAAACAAGGCAAAAATGCGGATTGGGCAGAATTAGCCGTTATCGAGAGCGCATCTATCACTGAGATAAAGGCTTTAGAGCTAAATGTGATAGACTATATTTCTCCGAATATCGACAGCCTTTTGGTATCCATAAACGGTGACACTATAAAATTAGAACATAAAGAGATCGTTTTAAATACGGTAAATGCCAAGATCGTTCACTATGAAATGGGATTCAGGCACAAATTTTTGTTGACAATTTCAAATCCGAATATAGCCTATATTTTCATGATGCTCGGGGTATACGGATTGTTTTTCGAAATATCAAATCCCGGTGCGTTGGTTCCCGGTATCCTCGGGGGAATATTCCTGATTCTCGCTTTCTTCAGCTTCCAGACTCTCCCGATCAATTGGGCAGGCATGGCTTTGATACTCTTTGCTTTAATACTTTTTATTCTTGAAATTAAGGTGATAAGTTATGGAGGTCTGACAATCGGTGGAATTGTAGCTATGACGCTCGGCTCGATAATGTTAATAGATTCGCCATTACCCATTTACCAGATAAGTCTTTCGGTCATTATTCCGTCTGTATTATTGACAGCATCATTTTTCATTACTGCGATGTATCTTTATTACAAGGCTCAAAAACGAAAAATTGCAACCGGGGCTGAAGGTCTTATCGGTGAAATAGGCGTGGCGAAAACGGATATAGGCAAAAGCGGTGAGATCAGGGTTCACGGAGAAATCTGGTCCGCATTCAGCGATGAAAATATTTCCAGCGGTGAGAGCGTTGAAGTTGCTTCAATTACCGGGTTAAAAATTAAAGTCAAAAAAGTCGAAAATAACTAA
- a CDS encoding methyltransferase domain-containing protein gives MEFKDLMQIVNGFQASRILNSAVELGLFEAIKSNAIEAAELSELCGTDVDTTEILLNALVSMELLTKEEKRYSNNESSKRFLLKGSESYIGDIIQFTGDHWKRWEKLTSMIREGTPQEKPYMEKRHESGWEHFIQGMHNFALSRGDAAITAEVIDLSKATRLLDVACGPGTYSYELCKKYPDIKAFLFDLPETIAIAKKISMEYSLGERLEFVEGDYKTDNFPESIDCALLFNIIHQETSEENIKLIEKIYKSLNKDGVLLIKDHILNEEKTAPYDGSIFSVQMQLMTGGRCYSGNEMKSWLSDVGFRDIDIKDPVPPMTSAFVTGIK, from the coding sequence ATGGAATTTAAAGACCTAATGCAGATAGTTAACGGCTTCCAGGCTTCAAGAATACTCAATTCCGCCGTAGAGCTCGGATTGTTCGAGGCGATTAAGAGTAATGCGATTGAGGCTGCTGAACTGTCAGAGCTTTGCGGTACAGATGTAGATACGACCGAGATTCTTCTGAATGCGCTGGTCAGCATGGAGCTGCTCACGAAAGAAGAAAAAAGGTACTCAAACAATGAATCTTCAAAACGATTTTTGCTGAAAGGATCAGAATCTTACATCGGCGATATAATCCAATTTACGGGTGACCACTGGAAGAGGTGGGAGAAACTAACTTCTATGATTCGAGAGGGAACCCCGCAAGAGAAACCGTATATGGAAAAACGGCATGAATCCGGATGGGAGCATTTTATACAGGGAATGCATAATTTCGCACTTTCAAGGGGCGATGCAGCGATAACGGCTGAAGTTATCGATTTATCAAAAGCAACAAGACTACTCGACGTAGCGTGCGGACCGGGAACTTACTCCTATGAATTGTGCAAAAAATATCCTGACATCAAAGCGTTTCTTTTCGATCTCCCTGAAACTATTGCCATTGCGAAAAAAATCTCGATGGAGTACTCTTTAGGTGAAAGATTAGAATTTGTCGAGGGCGATTACAAAACCGATAACTTCCCGGAATCAATTGATTGTGCGCTCCTATTCAATATTATTCATCAGGAAACGTCAGAAGAAAACATAAAACTAATTGAAAAGATATATAAGAGCCTGAACAAAGATGGAGTTCTTTTGATAAAAGATCATATCTTAAATGAGGAGAAAACGGCTCCGTATGACGGTTCTATCTTTTCTGTGCAAATGCAATTGATGACGGGTGGAAGATGCTACAGCGGGAACGAGATGAAGTCATGGCTGTCAGACGTCGGGTTCAGGGATATTGATATTAAAGATCCTGTACCCCCTATGACGTCAGCCTTTGTTACAGGTATAAAGTAA